A DNA window from Theobroma cacao cultivar B97-61/B2 chromosome 5, Criollo_cocoa_genome_V2, whole genome shotgun sequence contains the following coding sequences:
- the LOC18599973 gene encoding uncharacterized protein LOC18599973 isoform X1 translates to MDDYCKRSGQIPAFGDWDYANELPITQYFECARQAGLIRFSSSSGESNPYVPADLYAVDSRKHSRNLDPPRKQVSRVREKRGLHVKEQKKAGRVCDVTEPPRKYQHQHPHHVPTSNNNNNNSGKQLKNDAAPPRRPPKPVDEDLYKIPPELLHSSKRKKMPGFFSCLVPACAT, encoded by the exons ATGGAT GATTATTGCAAGAGAAGTGGGCAGATACCGGCATTTGGAGACTGGGACTATGCAAATGAGCTGCCTATAACTCAGTACTTTGAATGTGCTAGACAAGCTGGTTTGATTCGTTTCAGCTCTTCATCAGGAGAATCTAATCCTTATGTCCCCGCTGACTTATACGCTGTTGATTCGAGGAAGCATTCTCGTAATCTTGATCCTCCTAGAAAG CAGGTGAGTAGGGTAAGAGAGAAGCGAGGACTGCACGTTAAGGAGCAAAAGAAGGCAGGGAGAGTTTGTGACGTGACTGAACCGCCACGGAAATACCAGCATCAACATCCCCACCACGTGCCTACttcaaataataacaataataacaGTGGTAAGCAACTCAAAAACGATGCCGCGCCTCCCAGGAGACCTCCCAAACCTGTTGATGAAGATCTCTACAAAATCCCCCCTGAGCTCCTCCACTCTTCCAAGCGA
- the LOC18599973 gene encoding uncharacterized protein LOC18599973 isoform X2 produces MDDYCKRSGQIPAFGDWDYANELPITQYFECARQAGLIRFSSSSGESNPYVPADLYAVDSRKHSRNLDPPRKVSRVREKRGLHVKEQKKAGRVCDVTEPPRKYQHQHPHHVPTSNNNNNNSGKQLKNDAAPPRRPPKPVDEDLYKIPPELLHSSKRKKMPGFFSCLVPACAT; encoded by the exons ATGGAT GATTATTGCAAGAGAAGTGGGCAGATACCGGCATTTGGAGACTGGGACTATGCAAATGAGCTGCCTATAACTCAGTACTTTGAATGTGCTAGACAAGCTGGTTTGATTCGTTTCAGCTCTTCATCAGGAGAATCTAATCCTTATGTCCCCGCTGACTTATACGCTGTTGATTCGAGGAAGCATTCTCGTAATCTTGATCCTCCTAGAAAG GTGAGTAGGGTAAGAGAGAAGCGAGGACTGCACGTTAAGGAGCAAAAGAAGGCAGGGAGAGTTTGTGACGTGACTGAACCGCCACGGAAATACCAGCATCAACATCCCCACCACGTGCCTACttcaaataataacaataataacaGTGGTAAGCAACTCAAAAACGATGCCGCGCCTCCCAGGAGACCTCCCAAACCTGTTGATGAAGATCTCTACAAAATCCCCCCTGAGCTCCTCCACTCTTCCAAGCGA